In Leifsonia sp. ZF2019, a genomic segment contains:
- the hemW gene encoding radical SAM family heme chaperone HemW, with amino-acid sequence MPSALPLGDPAPADGLLPASARRGVGDRDFGVYLHVPFCRVRCGYCDFNTYTATELRGVRQSDYAGHAVAEIAFAARALEASGLPARPVSTVFLGGGTPTLLPPDDLGAMLGAVRDAWGLAPGAEVTTEANPDSVDGSDLRRLADAGFTRVSFGMQSAVPHVLATLERTHDPERIPLVVQWAREAGLQVSLDLIYGTPGESLSDWERSLETALACAPDHLSAYSLIVEPGTKLARQITSGQVPQPDEDLQADMYELADARLAAGGYGWYEVSNWARDDDHRSRHNLSYWLGHDWWGIGPGAHSHVGGVRWWNVKHPAAYAQRVLAGESPAAGRETLDDETRRVERVLLLTRIREGLRTAELSAEGRREIAGLIADGLVDGKAALAGSVTLTLRGRLLADAVVRRLLAEE; translated from the coding sequence ATGCCGAGCGCACTGCCGCTGGGCGATCCGGCCCCGGCCGACGGCCTGCTGCCCGCGTCCGCCCGGCGCGGCGTCGGCGATCGGGACTTCGGCGTCTACCTGCACGTGCCGTTCTGCCGCGTGCGCTGCGGCTACTGCGACTTCAACACCTACACCGCCACGGAGCTGCGCGGGGTGCGCCAGTCGGACTACGCCGGCCACGCGGTCGCCGAGATCGCCTTCGCGGCCCGTGCGCTCGAGGCGAGCGGCCTGCCCGCCCGCCCGGTCTCGACCGTCTTCCTCGGGGGAGGGACGCCCACCCTGCTCCCGCCGGACGATCTCGGCGCGATGCTCGGTGCCGTGCGCGACGCCTGGGGGCTCGCACCGGGGGCGGAGGTCACGACCGAGGCGAACCCCGACTCCGTGGACGGGTCCGATCTGCGCCGGCTGGCCGACGCCGGCTTCACCCGCGTCTCGTTCGGGATGCAGTCCGCGGTCCCGCACGTGCTCGCGACCCTCGAGCGGACCCATGACCCCGAGCGGATCCCGCTCGTGGTGCAGTGGGCGCGGGAGGCCGGCCTGCAGGTGAGCCTCGACCTCATCTACGGCACGCCGGGGGAATCGCTCTCCGACTGGGAGCGGAGTCTCGAGACGGCGCTCGCGTGCGCACCCGACCACCTCTCGGCGTACTCCCTGATCGTCGAGCCGGGCACCAAGCTGGCCCGCCAGATCACGAGCGGCCAGGTGCCCCAGCCGGACGAGGACCTCCAGGCCGACATGTACGAGCTGGCGGACGCGCGGCTCGCCGCCGGCGGCTACGGCTGGTACGAGGTGAGCAACTGGGCGCGCGACGACGACCACCGGTCCCGTCACAACCTCTCGTACTGGCTCGGCCACGACTGGTGGGGCATCGGGCCCGGCGCACACAGCCATGTCGGCGGCGTCCGGTGGTGGAACGTCAAGCATCCCGCCGCATACGCGCAGCGCGTGCTCGCGGGAGAGTCGCCCGCGGCCGGACGTGAGACGCTCGACGACGAGACGCGCCGGGTGGAGCGGGTTCTGCTGCTGACGCGCATCCGGGAAGGGCTCCGCACGGCGGAGCTCTCCGCCGAGGGGCGCCGGGAGATCGCCGGGCTGATCGCCGACGGACTCGTCGACGGAAAAGCCGCCCTCGCCGGGTCGGTGACGCTGACCCTGCGAGGACGGCTGCTGGCGGACGCCGTCGTCAGACGGCTGCTCGCCGAGGAGTGA
- a CDS encoding DUF4870 domain-containing protein: MSATPPPPPQQPYGGASQQLSPSDEKLWATLVHVGGILFNWIPALIGYLVLKDRGPFVRSHTATALNFQLTVLIAYVVSGILTVVGIGLILWAAVWVVNIVFSIIAALKANQGQYYTYPIAIKFVS, translated from the coding sequence ATGTCCGCAACGCCCCCACCGCCGCCCCAGCAGCCGTACGGAGGCGCTTCTCAGCAGCTGAGCCCCTCCGACGAGAAGCTCTGGGCCACCCTGGTCCACGTCGGCGGAATCCTCTTCAACTGGATCCCCGCGCTCATCGGCTACCTCGTCCTGAAGGACCGCGGCCCGTTCGTCCGCTCGCACACCGCGACCGCGCTGAACTTCCAGCTCACCGTCCTCATCGCGTATGTCGTGAGCGGCATCCTGACCGTCGTCGGCATCGGCCTCATCCTGTGGGCGGCCGTCTGGGTCGTGAACATCGTCTTCAGCATCATCGCCGCCCTCAAGGCGAACCAGGGTCAGTACTACACCTACCCGATCGCCATCAAGTTCGTGAGCTGA
- a CDS encoding DUF4870 domain-containing protein, protein MSDPTQPQNPEGGVPPQQPPVPPQQPAGPPPGVPQQPYGSQQPYGAQPAGAPQQPYAAPGAPLDAAQDKQWASFAHLGGILWFLPSLIIWLVFKDRGQKADVEAKEALNWQITWIIVWVASQIIGIILAFTGVGWLLFGLLIPWALYILNLVFSILGFVKVNSGGSYRYPVNFRFIK, encoded by the coding sequence ATGTCCGATCCCACGCAGCCGCAGAACCCCGAGGGCGGCGTCCCTCCCCAGCAGCCGCCGGTGCCGCCGCAGCAGCCGGCCGGCCCTCCGCCCGGAGTGCCCCAGCAGCCGTACGGCTCGCAGCAGCCCTACGGCGCGCAGCCGGCGGGAGCCCCGCAGCAGCCGTACGCCGCGCCCGGTGCGCCTCTCGACGCCGCACAGGACAAGCAGTGGGCGTCGTTCGCCCACCTCGGCGGCATCCTCTGGTTCCTCCCGTCGCTCATCATCTGGCTCGTCTTCAAAGACCGCGGACAGAAGGCCGACGTCGAGGCCAAGGAGGCGCTCAACTGGCAGATCACCTGGATCATCGTCTGGGTGGCGTCGCAGATCATCGGCATCATCCTCGCCTTCACCGGCGTGGGCTGGCTGCTGTTCGGCCTCCTCATCCCCTGGGCGCTCTACATCCTGAACCTCGTGTTCTCGATCCTCGGCTTCGTCAAGGTGAACAGCGGGGGCTCCTACCGCTACCCGGTGAACTTCCGCTTCATCAAGTAG
- the hrcA gene encoding heat-inducible transcriptional repressor HrcA, which yields MVSERSLEVLRVIVQDYVASREPVGSKSIVERHSFGVSAATIRNDMALLEEEELIAAPHTSSGRVPTDKGYRLFVDHLSEMRPLTQAQRTAIETFLGESIDLDDVLARTVRLLSQLTNQVALVQYPSVSRSRIRHIELVSLAPHRLLSVLITDSGAVEQRVIELGSELDDAEIAEIRGAINGAAAGLSLPDAAARLRELPGALAERTRELVAPVASALLDQIAANRQERLVMAGAANLVRTETDFPGTITPVLEAIEEQVVLLRLFDEMALDQHGVAVSIGRENAVRGLSEASILSSGYSASGSDVARIGLVGPLRMDYSGNMAAVRAVARYLSRLLGD from the coding sequence ATGGTCTCCGAGCGCAGTCTCGAGGTCCTGCGGGTGATCGTCCAGGACTATGTGGCCTCCCGCGAGCCCGTCGGATCGAAGAGCATCGTCGAACGGCACTCGTTCGGCGTCTCGGCTGCGACCATCCGCAACGACATGGCCCTGCTCGAAGAGGAGGAGCTGATCGCGGCCCCGCACACCTCGTCGGGTCGCGTGCCCACCGACAAGGGCTACCGGCTGTTCGTCGACCACCTCTCCGAGATGCGCCCGTTGACGCAGGCGCAGCGTACGGCGATCGAGACCTTCCTGGGCGAGTCGATCGACCTGGACGACGTGCTCGCCCGCACGGTGCGCCTGCTGTCCCAGCTGACCAACCAGGTCGCGCTGGTGCAGTACCCCTCCGTGTCGCGCTCCCGCATCCGGCACATCGAGCTGGTGTCGCTCGCTCCGCACAGACTCCTGAGCGTGCTCATCACCGACTCCGGGGCGGTGGAGCAGCGCGTCATCGAGCTCGGCAGCGAGCTCGACGACGCCGAGATCGCCGAGATCCGGGGCGCCATCAACGGCGCCGCCGCCGGGCTCTCGCTTCCCGATGCGGCCGCCCGGCTGCGCGAGCTGCCTGGCGCCCTCGCGGAGCGGACGCGCGAGCTCGTCGCGCCGGTCGCGAGCGCCCTGCTCGACCAGATCGCGGCGAATCGTCAGGAGCGGCTCGTGATGGCCGGGGCCGCCAACCTCGTCCGCACCGAGACCGACTTCCCGGGCACCATCACCCCGGTGCTGGAGGCGATCGAGGAGCAGGTGGTGTTGCTGCGGCTGTTCGACGAGATGGCGCTCGACCAGCACGGCGTCGCCGTCAGCATCGGGCGCGAGAACGCCGTCCGCGGCCTCAGTGAGGCCTCCATCCTGTCGAGCGGCTACAGCGCCTCCGGCTCCGACGTGGCCAGGATCGGCCTGGTCGGGCCGCTCCGCATGGACTACTCGGGCAACATGGCCGCCGTCCGCGCGGTCGCCCGCTACCTCTCCCGCCTCCTCGGCGACTAG
- the dnaJ gene encoding molecular chaperone DnaJ has protein sequence MADHYEVLGVERNATPDEIKKAYRRLARELHPDVNPSSEAQERFKLVTHAYDVLSDPQQRQQYDLGGSSGFGGGGQGDFAGFGDIFETFFGGGGGAQRGPRSRRERGQDALLRVEVDLDEVVFGTHRDLEVDTAVVCETCNGSCCQPGTAPVTCDICHGTGSLQRSVRSLLGNVMTSTPCGTCRGYGTVIATPCVTCQGQGRVRARRTVPVDIPAGVDTGLRLQMPGSGEAGPAGGPNGDLYLEIKVKHHDVFSRDGDDLLCTLEVSMVDAILGTTATMKALDGDIRLDLKAGTQSADIITVKDRGITHLRGSGRGDLRVGIQVVTPTKLDHKEKELIKKFAATHQSVEPSLARFQQGLFAKLRDRFLNL, from the coding sequence GTGGCCGACCACTACGAAGTCCTCGGCGTTGAGCGCAACGCCACCCCCGACGAGATCAAGAAGGCGTACCGCCGGCTCGCGCGCGAGCTGCACCCGGACGTGAACCCCAGCTCGGAGGCGCAGGAGCGCTTCAAGCTCGTCACGCACGCGTACGACGTGCTGAGCGACCCGCAGCAGCGCCAGCAGTACGACCTCGGCGGCTCGTCCGGCTTCGGCGGTGGCGGCCAGGGCGATTTCGCGGGGTTCGGCGACATCTTCGAGACGTTCTTCGGTGGCGGAGGCGGTGCCCAGCGCGGCCCGCGGTCCAGGCGCGAGCGCGGGCAGGACGCTCTGCTGCGCGTGGAGGTCGACCTCGACGAGGTCGTCTTCGGCACGCACCGCGACCTCGAGGTCGACACCGCGGTGGTCTGCGAGACCTGCAACGGCTCGTGCTGCCAGCCGGGCACCGCGCCGGTGACCTGCGACATCTGCCACGGCACCGGCAGCCTCCAGCGCTCCGTGCGCTCGCTGCTCGGCAATGTCATGACCTCGACGCCGTGCGGCACCTGCCGCGGCTACGGCACCGTGATCGCGACGCCGTGCGTGACGTGCCAGGGCCAGGGCCGCGTGCGCGCCCGCCGCACCGTCCCGGTGGACATCCCCGCCGGCGTCGACACCGGGTTGCGCCTGCAGATGCCGGGCAGCGGCGAGGCCGGTCCCGCCGGTGGCCCCAACGGGGACCTGTACCTCGAGATCAAGGTGAAGCACCACGACGTCTTCAGCCGCGACGGCGACGACCTCCTGTGCACGCTGGAGGTGTCCATGGTCGATGCGATCCTCGGCACCACGGCGACGATGAAGGCCCTCGACGGCGACATCCGCCTCGACCTCAAGGCCGGCACCCAGAGCGCTGACATCATCACCGTGAAGGATCGCGGCATCACCCACCTGCGTGGCAGCGGCCGCGGCGATCTGCGGGTGGGCATCCAGGTGGTCACGCCGACCAAGCTCGACCACAAGGAGAAGGAGCTCATCAAGAAGTTCGCGGCCACGCACCAGTCGGTGGAGCCGTCGCTCGCCCGCTTTCAGCAGGGGCTCTTCGCGAAGCTCCGCGACCGGTTCCTGAACCTCTGA
- a CDS encoding 16S rRNA (uracil(1498)-N(3))-methyltransferase, whose translation MSSLYLREDLETAVPGARLTLTGPEAKHAATVNRTRTGQTVLIGNGRGLLASGEVVVASNTELTIEVDAVERIEPSAPRITLVQALAKGDRDELAIQAATELGVDRVVPWAAARSVSRWEGAKVAKGRERWSSIVREASKQSIRAWVPEVGALASTAQVAALASDADVLVLEPTGESALTDLAPGSRELVLVVGPEGGIAPAELEALRASGARIVRLGATVLRTSTAGPAALAVLNAALGRW comes from the coding sequence ATGAGCTCGCTGTACCTCCGCGAAGACCTCGAGACGGCGGTGCCGGGCGCTCGGCTCACGCTCACCGGCCCCGAGGCGAAGCACGCCGCGACGGTGAACCGGACGCGCACGGGCCAGACCGTGCTGATCGGCAACGGCCGCGGCCTGCTCGCCTCGGGGGAGGTCGTCGTCGCCTCGAACACGGAGCTGACCATCGAGGTGGACGCCGTGGAGCGTATCGAGCCCTCGGCCCCGCGCATCACCCTCGTCCAGGCGCTGGCGAAAGGCGACCGCGACGAGCTCGCGATCCAGGCGGCGACCGAGCTGGGCGTCGACCGCGTCGTACCGTGGGCGGCGGCGCGCTCGGTGTCGCGCTGGGAGGGCGCGAAGGTCGCGAAGGGCCGCGAGCGCTGGTCGTCGATCGTGCGTGAGGCCTCGAAGCAGTCGATCCGGGCCTGGGTGCCCGAGGTGGGCGCGCTCGCGAGCACGGCGCAGGTCGCGGCGCTCGCCTCCGATGCCGACGTGCTCGTGCTGGAGCCGACCGGGGAGTCGGCGCTCACCGACCTGGCTCCCGGATCGCGCGAACTCGTGCTCGTGGTCGGTCCTGAGGGCGGGATCGCCCCCGCCGAGCTGGAGGCGCTGCGAGCGTCCGGCGCGCGCATCGTCCGACTCGGCGCCACCGTGTTGCGCACCTCCACCGCCGGACCCGCCGCCCTCGCGGTGCTGAACGCCGCTCTCGGACGCTGGTAG
- a CDS encoding histidine triad nucleotide-binding protein — MESAQPSIFSRIIAGEIPADIVYDGERIIAFRDIAPKAPVHLLVVPKTEQYRDVTELAAGDPALLAEMVAVAQRLAAASGGDFRLVFNTGAGAGQTVFHVHAHVLSAGPGGSLEEGSLAD; from the coding sequence ATGGAAAGCGCACAGCCCTCGATCTTCTCGCGCATCATCGCGGGGGAGATCCCGGCCGACATCGTCTACGACGGCGAGCGCATCATCGCGTTCCGTGACATCGCGCCGAAGGCGCCGGTGCACCTGCTCGTCGTCCCCAAGACCGAGCAGTACCGCGACGTGACCGAGCTGGCGGCCGGCGATCCGGCCCTCCTGGCGGAGATGGTCGCGGTGGCCCAGCGGCTCGCCGCGGCGTCCGGCGGCGATTTCCGATTGGTCTTCAACACCGGGGCGGGTGCCGGCCAGACCGTGTTCCACGTCCACGCCCACGTACTGAGCGCCGGCCCCGGCGGGTCGCTCGAGGAAGGAAGTCTTGCCGACTAG
- a CDS encoding PhoH family protein — protein sequence MPEAGAASNGAAEARLHVDGVQMVRLLGPQDRLLTTLERQYPLVSVHVRGNEIGLSGDAGQVDAARHLLEELLELVRSGQDISPAEVTTSAKILNADTSATLTDVLGQAILSARGKTIRPKTLGQKQYVDAIDNSTIVFGIGPAGTGKTYLAMAKAVQALQRKEVNRIILTRPAVEAGERLGYLPGTLTDKIDPYLRPLYDALNEMMDPELVPKLLAAGTIEVAPLAYMRGRTLNDSFIILDEAQNTTPEQMKMFLTRLGFGSRMVVTGDITQIDLPNAASGLRLVTRVLKDVDDIHFARLTSEDVVRHTLVGRIVDAYTEYDAKQQARLYEREKAAEFAGRAERRGAARDHLPKRR from the coding sequence ATGCCCGAGGCGGGCGCCGCATCGAACGGGGCCGCCGAGGCGCGTCTGCACGTCGACGGCGTCCAGATGGTCCGGCTCCTCGGACCGCAGGACCGTCTGCTGACCACGCTGGAGCGGCAGTACCCCCTGGTGAGCGTGCACGTGCGTGGCAACGAGATCGGCCTGAGCGGCGACGCGGGCCAGGTGGACGCTGCGCGGCACCTCCTGGAGGAGCTGCTGGAGCTGGTGCGGAGCGGGCAGGACATCAGCCCCGCGGAGGTCACGACGTCGGCCAAGATCCTGAACGCGGATACGAGCGCGACGCTGACGGATGTGCTGGGCCAGGCCATTCTGAGCGCGCGCGGCAAGACCATCCGCCCGAAGACGCTCGGACAGAAGCAGTACGTCGACGCCATCGACAACAGCACCATCGTGTTCGGCATCGGCCCGGCGGGCACCGGCAAGACCTACCTCGCGATGGCGAAGGCGGTGCAGGCCCTCCAGCGCAAGGAGGTGAACCGCATCATCCTGACGCGTCCGGCGGTCGAGGCGGGCGAACGGCTGGGCTACCTGCCCGGCACGCTGACCGACAAGATCGACCCGTACCTGCGTCCGCTCTACGACGCCCTCAACGAGATGATGGACCCGGAGCTCGTGCCCAAGCTTCTCGCGGCGGGGACGATCGAGGTCGCGCCGCTGGCCTACATGCGCGGCCGCACACTGAACGACTCGTTCATCATCCTGGACGAGGCGCAGAACACCACGCCCGAGCAGATGAAGATGTTCCTCACCCGTCTCGGTTTCGGCTCGCGGATGGTCGTGACGGGCGACATCACGCAGATCGACCTCCCGAATGCGGCGAGCGGCCTCCGGCTCGTGACGCGCGTGCTCAAGGACGTCGACGACATCCACTTCGCCCGGCTGACCAGCGAGGACGTCGTGCGCCACACCCTCGTGGGCCGCATCGTCGACGCATACACCGAGTACGACGCGAAGCAGCAGGCCCGCCTGTACGAGCGTGAGAAGGCGGCGGAGTTCGCAGGCCGCGCCGAGCGCCGCGGCGCCGCCCGCGACCATCTCCCGAAGCGACGATAG
- the ybeY gene encoding rRNA maturation RNase YbeY — protein MSIEINNESTIEVDEAALQRLAAYAFDIMHVHPDAELAIVLVDEAAMEQLHVQWMDEPGPTDVLSFPMDELRPGTEEEPSPAGLLGDVVLCPQVAQVQAETAGHTLMDELLLLTTHGILHLLGFDHAEPAEEREMFGIQRDILVGFARYDRQR, from the coding sequence ATGAGCATCGAGATCAACAACGAGTCCACGATCGAGGTGGACGAGGCGGCGCTCCAGCGCCTGGCCGCGTACGCCTTCGACATCATGCACGTTCACCCCGACGCCGAGCTCGCGATCGTTCTGGTGGACGAGGCCGCGATGGAGCAGCTGCACGTGCAGTGGATGGACGAGCCCGGCCCGACCGACGTGCTGAGCTTCCCGATGGACGAGCTGCGCCCCGGCACCGAGGAGGAGCCCTCGCCCGCCGGACTGCTCGGCGACGTCGTCCTGTGCCCGCAGGTGGCGCAGGTGCAGGCGGAGACCGCAGGGCACACCCTGATGGACGAGCTCCTGCTGCTCACCACGCACGGCATCCTCCACCTGCTCGGGTTCGATCACGCCGAGCCGGCGGAGGAGCGCGAGATGTTCGGCATCCAGCGCGACATCCTGGTGGGCTTCGCCCGCTACGACCGACAGCGCTAG